The following are encoded together in the Gordonia insulae genome:
- a CDS encoding Gfo/Idh/MocA family protein has protein sequence MTEKSIGVAVIGGGMAGRAHAAGYRMASTLFGTDRPDVRLVAIADANQAVADDTAKRYGYERAEYDWKAIADAPDIDVVSVVVANHLHRVMVEGLLAEGKHVLCEKPLAGSAEDAEAMLLAAERSDSVVGVGYTYRRSPAVEQIRRELAAGTVGDLVHFNGHYWCDYGLDPSSPITWRHRGGPGTGALADVGSHLIDLSEFVCGPITEVSGATFHTLITERPVPVGTTYGHTKAEVTGEMAPVENEDVATFTATFTNGAVGTFSASRVAHALPDGLGFELFGSQGSASWQLFRASEYEISVVGDRPELSGPRRVIIGPDHPYIRGGLPMDAGGVGHGKAEFFAYQARAFLDQVAGIDGGLAPVPDFTTGVHSMRTVAAITESALGGGATVKVV, from the coding sequence GTGACCGAGAAATCGATCGGAGTCGCCGTCATCGGTGGCGGAATGGCAGGACGCGCCCACGCCGCGGGATACCGGATGGCGAGCACCCTGTTCGGCACCGACCGTCCGGACGTTCGCCTGGTGGCGATCGCCGATGCGAACCAGGCGGTCGCCGACGACACCGCCAAGCGCTACGGCTACGAGCGCGCGGAGTACGACTGGAAGGCCATCGCGGATGCTCCCGACATCGACGTCGTGAGCGTCGTCGTGGCCAATCATCTGCATCGCGTGATGGTCGAAGGCCTGCTGGCAGAGGGAAAGCACGTGCTGTGCGAGAAGCCTCTCGCCGGCTCGGCCGAGGACGCCGAGGCGATGCTGCTCGCGGCGGAGCGCTCCGACAGCGTGGTCGGCGTCGGCTACACCTACCGCCGCTCGCCCGCCGTCGAGCAGATCCGACGCGAACTGGCAGCCGGCACCGTCGGCGACCTGGTGCACTTCAACGGGCACTACTGGTGCGACTACGGGCTCGACCCGAGCTCACCGATCACCTGGCGCCACCGCGGCGGACCCGGCACCGGCGCCCTCGCCGACGTCGGCAGCCATCTGATCGATCTGTCTGAGTTCGTGTGCGGACCGATCACCGAGGTCAGCGGAGCCACCTTCCACACCCTCATCACCGAGCGCCCGGTTCCGGTCGGCACCACCTACGGGCACACCAAGGCCGAGGTGACCGGCGAGATGGCGCCCGTGGAGAACGAGGATGTCGCCACCTTCACCGCGACGTTCACCAACGGTGCCGTCGGCACCTTCTCCGCCTCGCGCGTCGCCCATGCACTGCCGGACGGACTCGGCTTCGAGCTCTTCGGATCGCAGGGCTCGGCATCGTGGCAGCTCTTCCGCGCCAGCGAGTACGAGATCTCCGTCGTCGGCGATCGTCCCGAGCTCTCCGGTCCGCGTCGGGTGATCATCGGACCCGACCACCCCTACATCCGCGGCGGCCTCCCGATGGATGCCGGCGGCGTCGGACACGGCAAGGCGGAGTTCTTCGCCTACCAGGCGCGCGCCTTCCTCGACCAGGTGGCCGGGATCGACGGCGGCCTCGCCCCGGTGCCCGACTTCACCACCGGCGTGCACAGCATGCGCACCGTCGCCGCCATCACCGAGTCGGCCCTCGGTGGGGGCGCCACCGTCAAGGTCGTCTGA
- a CDS encoding sugar phosphate isomerase/epimerase family protein, producing MKLGVYTAILHDKPLREALEIIGSIGLTGAEINAGGFLPTPHLPVDDLLSGAVTPQEYLANFEGTGVSIAGLNCNGNPLHPDPEVGPEDADDLRKAIRVAGLLGVDRVVTMSGLPNAHPGGEWPAWHVNTWDSGYLDSLDYQWDEVAVPFWKEIDALAREHGVKVAIEMHPQNLVFNPPTLKRLVDKVGATNVGAEMDPSHLFWQGIDPVAAVEWLGPLVFHAAAKDTRINDNCSIYGVLDERFTRIPLSENPTGLGGKHVVNKWPEDSAWDFVAVGRGHDVDFWARFLQALEKVDPEMWVNIEHEDVEFGALEGLQVAAENLQSANSALVH from the coding sequence ATGAAGCTCGGCGTCTACACCGCGATCCTGCACGACAAGCCACTGCGCGAAGCCCTCGAGATCATCGGCTCGATCGGCCTGACCGGCGCGGAGATCAACGCAGGCGGATTCCTGCCGACCCCGCACCTGCCCGTCGACGACCTCCTCTCCGGCGCGGTGACACCGCAGGAGTACCTGGCGAACTTCGAGGGCACCGGCGTCTCGATCGCGGGCCTCAACTGCAACGGCAACCCGCTGCACCCCGATCCCGAGGTCGGTCCCGAGGACGCCGACGACCTGCGCAAGGCGATCCGCGTCGCCGGACTGCTCGGTGTCGACCGTGTGGTCACGATGTCCGGCCTGCCGAACGCGCATCCGGGCGGCGAGTGGCCTGCGTGGCACGTGAACACCTGGGACTCAGGCTATCTCGACTCGCTCGACTACCAGTGGGACGAGGTCGCGGTGCCGTTCTGGAAGGAGATCGACGCCCTCGCCCGCGAGCACGGGGTGAAGGTCGCGATCGAGATGCACCCGCAGAACCTGGTGTTCAACCCGCCGACCCTCAAGCGCCTCGTCGACAAGGTCGGCGCCACCAACGTCGGTGCCGAGATGGACCCGTCGCACCTGTTCTGGCAGGGTATCGACCCTGTCGCGGCGGTCGAATGGTTGGGCCCGCTGGTGTTCCACGCCGCCGCCAAGGACACCCGCATCAACGACAACTGCTCGATCTACGGCGTTCTCGACGAGCGATTCACTCGAATCCCGCTGTCGGAGAACCCGACCGGCCTGGGCGGCAAGCACGTCGTGAACAAGTGGCCCGAGGACTCGGCCTGGGACTTCGTGGCTGTCGGCCGCGGCCACGACGTCGACTTCTGGGCCCGCTTCCTCCAGGCACTGGAGAAGGTCGACCCCGAGATGTGGGTCAACATCGAGCACGAAGACGTCGAGTTCGGCGCTCTCGAAGGCCTGCAGGTGGCCGCAGAAAACCTCCAATCCGCCAACTCCGCTCTGGTTCACTGA
- a CDS encoding substrate-binding domain-containing protein, with amino-acid sequence MTACSSTGGKPDSSGGGMNAGSADTPRFTVAMVTHGPPGDTFWDLIRKGAETAAAKDNIDLKYSSELEAPNQANLIQNALDSDVDAVAVTLAKPEALAPNVKKATDAGIPVVAFNAGIDAWKAMGAKSFFGQDEQVSGEAAGKRLQEEGAKKVVCVIQDQGNVALESRCAGVKAGMAGGVVENLNVNGTDMPSVQSTIAAKLQEDPSIDHIITLGAPIALTAVKSADNAGSDAKIATFDTNAALVTAIEDGSVQWAVDQQPFLQGYLAVDSLWLYLNNRNVIGGGLPTLTGPAFIDKSNIDAIADYAKKGTR; translated from the coding sequence ATGACCGCCTGCTCCAGCACCGGCGGTAAGCCCGACTCCAGCGGTGGCGGCATGAACGCGGGCTCCGCCGACACGCCACGGTTCACCGTCGCGATGGTCACCCACGGCCCTCCCGGTGACACCTTCTGGGATCTGATCCGCAAGGGCGCCGAGACCGCGGCGGCCAAGGACAACATCGACCTCAAGTACTCCTCGGAGTTGGAGGCGCCCAACCAGGCCAACCTCATCCAGAACGCGCTGGACAGCGATGTCGATGCGGTCGCGGTGACCCTGGCCAAGCCGGAGGCGCTCGCGCCCAACGTCAAGAAGGCCACGGACGCCGGCATCCCCGTCGTCGCCTTCAACGCCGGGATCGACGCCTGGAAGGCGATGGGCGCCAAGTCCTTCTTCGGTCAGGACGAGCAGGTCTCCGGCGAGGCGGCCGGCAAGCGTCTCCAGGAAGAAGGGGCCAAGAAGGTCGTCTGCGTGATCCAGGACCAGGGCAATGTCGCGCTCGAATCGCGATGTGCCGGAGTCAAGGCCGGGATGGCCGGTGGGGTCGTCGAGAACCTGAACGTCAACGGCACCGACATGCCCAGCGTGCAGTCGACCATCGCAGCCAAGCTGCAGGAGGATCCGAGCATCGATCACATCATCACGCTCGGTGCGCCCATCGCGTTGACCGCCGTCAAGTCCGCCGACAACGCCGGCAGTGACGCGAAGATCGCCACCTTCGACACCAACGCGGCGCTGGTGACCGCCATCGAGGACGGCTCCGTGCAGTGGGCGGTGGATCAGCAACCGTTCCTGCAGGGTTACCTCGCAGTCGACTCGTTGTGGCTCTACCTCAACAACCGGAACGTGATCGGTGGTGGCCTGCCCACACTGACCGGCCCGGCGTTCATCGACAAGAGCAACATCGATGCCATCGCCGACTACGCGAAGAAGGGGACCCGCTGA
- a CDS encoding sugar phosphate isomerase/epimerase family protein, with protein sequence MKVALDPTPFHHSHDLLEFPALVADLGYEYLQLTPHRDFIPFFNHPRADDDLVAKFRAACADAGVGIASVLPVLRWSGPDEDAREAAVRNWKRVIQITVDLGVNVINTEFSGRPERAEESERAFFRSMEELVPIIEREGIDVRIDPHPDDFVEDGLEAIRIIRGVNSPNIGMVYVACHSFHMGGNMAEIMAAAGERLRLVHVADSMDHHRSHGLRYITNPPGNAVRVHQHLKIGDGDVDWDEFFGGLGRLGFYDRDDTVMVSSVFAENENAADVSRYQLETMRTYVDKYRTTRPMSGSRGR encoded by the coding sequence ATGAAGGTCGCTCTCGACCCGACGCCGTTTCACCACAGCCATGACCTGCTGGAGTTCCCCGCACTCGTCGCCGACCTGGGTTACGAGTACCTCCAGCTGACCCCGCACCGGGACTTCATCCCGTTCTTCAATCACCCTCGGGCCGATGATGATCTGGTCGCGAAGTTCCGCGCGGCGTGTGCCGACGCCGGCGTCGGGATCGCGTCGGTGCTCCCGGTGCTGCGGTGGTCAGGCCCCGACGAGGATGCGCGAGAAGCGGCGGTCCGCAACTGGAAACGCGTCATCCAGATCACCGTCGACCTCGGTGTGAACGTCATCAACACCGAGTTCTCGGGTCGTCCCGAGCGCGCCGAGGAATCGGAACGGGCGTTCTTCCGGTCGATGGAGGAGCTCGTCCCGATCATCGAGCGCGAGGGCATCGACGTCCGGATCGATCCGCACCCCGACGATTTCGTCGAGGACGGTCTCGAGGCCATCCGCATCATCCGTGGCGTCAACTCGCCGAACATCGGCATGGTCTACGTCGCGTGCCACAGCTTCCACATGGGTGGCAACATGGCCGAGATCATGGCCGCGGCCGGTGAGCGGCTCCGTCTGGTGCACGTCGCGGATTCGATGGATCACCATCGCTCCCACGGCCTGCGCTACATCACGAACCCGCCCGGCAACGCCGTGCGCGTCCATCAGCACCTCAAGATCGGCGACGGTGACGTCGACTGGGACGAGTTCTTCGGCGGGCTCGGCCGACTCGGATTCTACGATCGCGACGACACGGTGATGGTGTCGTCGGTGTTCGCGGAGAACGAGAACGCCGCCGACGTGTCGCGCTATCAGCTCGAGACGATGCGCACCTACGTCGACAAGTACCGCACAACCCGGCCGATGAGCGGGTCGCGCGGCCGTTAG
- a CDS encoding SDR family oxidoreductase, with the protein MAALSGKVAVVTGAARGIGRATALSLARHGTDLILLDIDEPPLRDLADEIGADHAIARRVDVSDFAQVQAAVDEGVARFGGIDLVLANAGMASYGSLGVVDPAAFARVVDVNLTGIFHTFRAALPSVIERKGYILVVSSAAAFVPLLGHSPYNASKAAVDHLASSLRAEIGYRGVAVGSAHMLFIDTPLVQDASADLPSFFDALDELPAPMRAIISVDDCAAAMTRGLARRSRRVYVPSWVALAAWLKPVLASRIMDKVYAGIAERHLDRVDAEVAALHRFTSARNVASGNLPAGPISEQ; encoded by the coding sequence CTGGCGGCGCTGTCCGGAAAGGTCGCCGTCGTCACCGGTGCGGCGCGCGGTATCGGCAGGGCCACAGCGCTTTCGCTGGCACGGCACGGCACCGACCTCATCCTCCTGGACATCGACGAGCCACCCCTGCGCGACCTCGCTGACGAGATCGGGGCGGATCATGCGATCGCGCGTCGTGTCGACGTCTCCGACTTCGCTCAGGTCCAGGCGGCAGTCGACGAGGGTGTTGCGCGTTTCGGTGGGATCGACCTCGTGCTCGCCAACGCCGGCATGGCGTCGTATGGCTCATTGGGCGTCGTCGACCCGGCGGCGTTCGCCCGCGTCGTCGACGTCAATCTGACGGGGATCTTCCACACGTTTCGGGCCGCCCTGCCCTCCGTCATCGAGCGCAAGGGTTACATCCTCGTCGTGTCGTCGGCGGCAGCGTTCGTCCCGCTACTGGGCCACTCCCCGTACAACGCGAGCAAGGCCGCAGTCGATCACCTCGCGTCGTCGCTACGCGCGGAGATCGGATACCGCGGGGTGGCGGTGGGTTCGGCCCACATGTTGTTCATCGACACACCGTTGGTCCAGGACGCGTCGGCCGATCTGCCGTCGTTCTTCGACGCACTCGACGAACTCCCCGCCCCGATGCGGGCGATCATCTCGGTCGACGACTGCGCGGCGGCAATGACGCGTGGTCTGGCCCGGCGTAGTCGTCGGGTGTACGTCCCGTCGTGGGTCGCGCTCGCCGCCTGGCTCAAACCCGTTCTGGCATCACGCATCATGGACAAGGTGTATGCCGGGATCGCGGAGCGCCACCTCGATCGGGTCGACGCCGAGGTCGCCGCACTGCATCGGTTCACGAGTGCGCGCAATGTCGCAAGCGGCAACCTGCCGGCCGGACCGATCTCCGAGCAATGA
- a CDS encoding methylated-DNA--[protein]-cysteine S-methyltransferase, with product MSTVRHTTISTSLGDTTLVADGDVLIGCWFDADDTPAFGERTAPEGDPVLDRAAAQLTEYLAGNRTDFDIPLRADGDEFAGEVWAALRDVPYGETTTYGELATRLGDRFLAQRVGRALGQNPIGVFIPCHRVIGADGSLTGYAGGLDRKRRLLELEEPEHIRGSRLF from the coding sequence ATGAGCACCGTACGTCACACGACGATCTCCACGTCACTCGGCGACACGACGCTGGTCGCCGACGGCGACGTCCTCATCGGCTGCTGGTTCGACGCCGACGACACGCCCGCATTCGGCGAGCGCACGGCCCCCGAAGGTGATCCGGTGCTGGACCGCGCGGCCGCGCAGCTCACCGAGTATCTCGCCGGGAACCGCACGGACTTCGACATCCCGTTGCGCGCCGACGGCGACGAGTTCGCCGGCGAGGTCTGGGCAGCGTTGCGCGACGTGCCATACGGGGAGACGACCACTTACGGCGAGTTGGCCACCCGACTCGGCGACCGATTCCTCGCGCAGCGCGTCGGTCGAGCACTCGGACAGAATCCGATCGGAGTGTTCATCCCGTGCCATCGGGTCATCGGTGCTGATGGATCGCTGACCGGCTACGCCGGTGGCCTGGACCGCAAGCGCCGACTGCTCGAACTCGAAGAACCCGAACACATCCGGGGGTCGCGGCTGTTCTGA
- a CDS encoding oxygenase MpaB family protein — protein MTATTDTSTVLPRRHRSADARGRQMGRLLRLYWNLREPSDAELAALGERLMKRDEPAAALVRAMRLPKDDPERVSMGGFHHALDVGVSEDDPRALRDFFAQVEATPSWVDRDLCERGATVFRRFGQNADDVLLQLSLIGGYRFGGPVDLLAETGGLSGATTKRRLGETQTWAIAVGREGGMDRHGEGWKLTVHVRLMHALVNASFERNGRWDSTEWGLPINQSDLASTLNLFSGALMMGVRALGVPIGRDDSRAMMHLWKYVGWLIGVDDDWLFDDERDQHQLSYAILLSQADVSAAGPQLANALVDVQRDLNYRHLPALSARYTRERLLSMLEGFLGARGMRDLELPHRLPWAFGTAWVRNTVSYRLIGRTPVGDRYLEWRGRRARDRALYRHFGDSGAEIGSLPTE, from the coding sequence ATGACTGCGACGACGGATACCTCCACCGTCCTGCCCCGACGGCACCGGTCCGCCGACGCCCGCGGCCGTCAGATGGGTCGCCTGCTGCGTCTCTACTGGAATCTGCGCGAGCCGTCGGACGCCGAACTCGCCGCACTGGGCGAGCGGTTGATGAAGCGAGACGAGCCCGCGGCGGCACTGGTACGTGCGATGCGCCTGCCCAAGGACGATCCCGAACGCGTCAGCATGGGCGGCTTCCACCACGCGCTGGACGTGGGCGTGTCCGAGGACGATCCCCGCGCGCTGCGCGACTTCTTCGCCCAGGTGGAGGCCACCCCGTCGTGGGTCGACCGGGACCTCTGCGAGCGCGGCGCCACGGTCTTCCGTCGGTTCGGGCAGAACGCCGACGACGTGCTGCTCCAACTCTCCCTGATCGGCGGCTATCGGTTCGGTGGACCGGTCGACCTCCTCGCGGAGACGGGCGGGCTGTCGGGCGCCACCACCAAACGGCGTCTCGGTGAGACACAGACGTGGGCCATCGCCGTCGGTCGCGAGGGTGGGATGGACCGGCACGGCGAGGGCTGGAAGCTCACCGTGCACGTCCGGCTGATGCACGCACTGGTCAATGCGTCGTTCGAGCGCAACGGCCGATGGGACAGCACGGAGTGGGGGCTGCCGATCAACCAGAGCGACCTCGCGTCGACGCTGAACCTCTTCAGCGGTGCCCTGATGATGGGAGTGCGGGCGCTCGGTGTGCCGATCGGTCGCGACGACTCCCGGGCGATGATGCACCTGTGGAAGTACGTCGGATGGCTGATCGGGGTCGACGACGACTGGCTGTTCGACGACGAGCGCGACCAACACCAACTGAGCTATGCGATCCTGCTGTCGCAGGCCGACGTCTCGGCCGCCGGACCCCAACTCGCCAACGCACTCGTGGACGTCCAGCGCGACCTGAACTACCGACACCTGCCCGCACTGTCGGCCCGCTACACCCGCGAACGTCTCCTCAGCATGCTGGAGGGATTCCTGGGTGCCCGCGGCATGCGTGATCTCGAACTGCCGCATCGCCTTCCGTGGGCGTTCGGGACCGCCTGGGTGCGCAATACGGTCAGTTATCGACTCATCGGGCGGACGCCGGTCGGTGACCGATACCTGGAGTGGCGCGGACGGCGGGCACGTGACCGCGCCCTGTACCGGCACTTCGGGGACTCCGGAGCCGAGATCGGTTCCCTGCCCACGGAATAG
- a CDS encoding SDR family NAD(P)-dependent oxidoreductase, whose protein sequence is MDENEKLTALAGRRAVVTGATNGLGMATARALAVAGLRVVLAVRDVELGMRRAHEFGGDCEVIHLDLADLASVRQFTEQLDGPIDYLINNAGVFPHQHRTTTDGFELGIGTNFFGPFALTNLLLPRITRQIVSVASDAHRGARIDPDDLDLVRASWSPPRAYARSKLAVMVWGLELDRRLRAASSPVSAMLTTPGWVASNISNKPHLGVAHRAVQGAASRFANDVDAGAETTLYCLTEPIAPGSYVGVDGLWALRGKPVLFGRSSVACDFDLAARLWAKGEELTGTSWPL, encoded by the coding sequence ATGGACGAGAACGAGAAACTGACTGCCCTCGCCGGCCGTCGCGCCGTGGTGACCGGTGCGACCAACGGGCTGGGCATGGCGACCGCGCGTGCGCTCGCCGTCGCCGGACTCCGCGTCGTGCTCGCGGTCCGCGACGTCGAGCTGGGCATGCGGAGGGCACACGAGTTCGGCGGCGACTGCGAGGTCATCCATCTCGATCTCGCCGACCTGGCGTCGGTACGGCAGTTCACCGAACAACTCGACGGTCCGATCGACTACCTCATCAACAATGCCGGCGTGTTCCCGCATCAGCACCGGACCACGACGGACGGGTTCGAACTGGGTATCGGCACCAACTTCTTCGGCCCGTTCGCACTCACGAATCTGCTGCTGCCGCGGATCACCCGGCAGATAGTCTCGGTCGCCTCCGACGCCCACCGCGGCGCCCGGATCGATCCCGACGATCTCGACCTGGTGCGCGCATCGTGGAGTCCGCCGCGGGCGTATGCACGGTCGAAATTGGCGGTGATGGTGTGGGGCCTCGAACTCGACCGCCGCCTCCGCGCCGCGAGCTCACCGGTCAGCGCGATGCTCACGACGCCGGGCTGGGTCGCGTCGAACATCTCCAACAAACCGCATCTCGGCGTCGCGCACCGGGCGGTGCAGGGTGCCGCGTCCAGGTTCGCCAACGATGTCGATGCCGGCGCGGAGACCACGTTGTACTGCTTGACCGAACCGATCGCGCCGGGCAGCTACGTCGGCGTCGACGGCCTCTGGGCGCTGCGGGGGAAGCCGGTGCTGTTCGGACGATCCTCGGTCGCTTGCGATTTCGACCTGGCAGCGCGGCTGTGGGCCAAGGGGGAAGAACTGACCGGGACGTCCTGGCCGCTCTGA
- a CDS encoding sulfotransferase family protein codes for MTVTFVPFRRRPIRLINRIGEVMGARGVSPVDLTADALRRRAEKTTGLPWSADPQADEALDVLCAAIVDEAKLSLFGSLVIRARMHGILCTRLRVAELIRARPEILATPIEPPIVIAGLQRSGTTMLHRLIAADPDMRAVGSWEVIHLLPGSREKPGKPTLRLAETKLAELALRYLSPQFFAIHAVEADGPEEDVLLQEYSLLSQVPEAMLDVPSYSAWLRRQDMRGSYAYLKTLLQILHTQNPRPRWVLKTPAHLENLDALLDVFPDAVIVQTHRDPVRTTASFSSMLAHGHSMFSDHVDAESVARHWLELNRDMVDRALDVRGRHPDVFVDVRYDDLMDDPIAQVERIYTAAGFALTDGIRVEMERHREGHGQHSHGVHTYTLEEFGLTPDEVAEVYARYRAAFGL; via the coding sequence ATGACGGTCACGTTCGTGCCGTTCCGGCGCCGCCCGATCCGGCTGATCAATCGGATCGGGGAAGTCATGGGTGCGCGTGGTGTCTCGCCGGTCGACCTCACCGCGGACGCTCTCCGCCGCCGTGCGGAGAAGACGACCGGACTGCCCTGGTCGGCAGACCCGCAGGCCGACGAGGCGCTCGACGTCTTGTGCGCGGCGATCGTCGACGAGGCGAAGCTCAGCCTGTTCGGCTCACTCGTCATCCGTGCCCGGATGCACGGCATACTCTGCACCCGACTCCGGGTGGCCGAGTTGATCCGAGCCCGTCCGGAGATCCTCGCGACGCCCATCGAACCGCCGATCGTGATCGCCGGTCTGCAGCGCAGCGGAACCACGATGCTGCACCGGCTCATCGCGGCCGACCCGGACATGCGCGCGGTCGGCTCGTGGGAGGTCATCCATCTGCTGCCGGGCTCGAGGGAGAAGCCGGGCAAGCCGACCCTGCGACTCGCGGAGACGAAGCTCGCGGAACTGGCGTTGCGCTACCTCAGCCCGCAGTTCTTCGCGATCCATGCGGTGGAGGCGGACGGACCCGAGGAAGACGTTCTGCTGCAAGAATATTCATTGCTCTCGCAGGTTCCCGAGGCGATGCTCGACGTGCCGTCCTACTCGGCGTGGCTGCGACGTCAGGACATGCGCGGATCGTATGCGTATCTCAAGACGTTGCTGCAGATCCTGCACACCCAGAACCCTCGCCCGCGCTGGGTGCTGAAGACGCCCGCGCACTTGGAGAATCTCGACGCATTGCTCGATGTCTTCCCCGACGCGGTCATCGTGCAGACGCATCGTGACCCTGTCCGCACGACCGCGTCGTTCTCCAGCATGCTCGCGCACGGGCATTCGATGTTCAGCGACCATGTCGACGCAGAATCCGTTGCCCGGCACTGGCTCGAACTCAACCGCGACATGGTCGACCGGGCTCTCGACGTCCGGGGCCGGCATCCCGACGTGTTCGTCGACGTCCGGTACGACGACCTGATGGACGATCCGATCGCCCAGGTCGAACGAATCTATACGGCAGCGGGTTTCGCACTGACCGATGGAATCCGCGTCGAGATGGAGCGGCATCGCGAGGGACATGGCCAACACTCGCACGGCGTGCACACCTACACCCTCGAGGAGTTCGGCCTGACTCCGGACGAGGTCGCCGAAGTCTATGCGCGCTATCGGGCCGCATTCGGCCTCTGA
- a CDS encoding MFS transporter yields MTTDVTAPERGVRENLPALLSLGIAACLAVTTEMLPVGLLPAIGDAFGVADSTMGLLVTVFATMVAVFAVPLTIATTRLRRKPLILATVGAYLVSNLLIATAPTFAFVAGGRVLGGIAHALFFSVCIGYVPRLVERGQVGRGLAVVAGGSTAGFVLGVPLSTTLGAAVGWRNAFGLLAVLAVVTGVLIVRFLPAVGGAPAGRRIETPGARRGLSIVVTSNMLTFIGQYTVYTYISVVLLTAGADESWIGPLLLLCGLCGLLGLACAGRTIDPRPAATVLTVLGLLAAAIVGVGLSHQWLVVLVIVVALWNGVFGGVPSIFQSVAVRAFPDAPEIAGAWINATSNVGIAVGAVLGGAVISSSSATSYLACIGAGFVVLGLAVALIGRRAFGG; encoded by the coding sequence ATGACCACCGACGTGACGGCCCCCGAGCGGGGCGTCCGCGAGAACCTGCCTGCGCTGTTGTCGCTGGGCATCGCCGCATGTCTGGCCGTCACGACCGAGATGTTGCCCGTCGGGCTGCTGCCCGCGATCGGTGACGCGTTCGGCGTCGCGGATTCGACGATGGGGCTGCTCGTCACGGTGTTCGCCACGATGGTGGCGGTCTTCGCCGTTCCGCTGACGATCGCGACCACGCGGTTGCGTCGCAAGCCCTTGATCCTGGCGACGGTGGGGGCGTATCTGGTCAGCAACCTGCTGATCGCCACCGCGCCCACCTTCGCGTTCGTCGCGGGTGGCCGCGTGCTCGGCGGCATCGCGCACGCCCTCTTCTTCTCCGTGTGTATCGGGTACGTCCCGCGTCTGGTGGAGCGGGGCCAGGTCGGCCGGGGGTTGGCAGTCGTGGCCGGCGGCTCGACTGCGGGCTTCGTGCTCGGTGTCCCGCTGTCGACCACACTCGGGGCGGCGGTGGGCTGGCGCAATGCCTTCGGTCTGTTGGCCGTGCTGGCCGTCGTCACGGGGGTGCTGATCGTACGTTTCCTGCCCGCCGTCGGGGGCGCGCCCGCGGGCCGGCGGATCGAGACGCCCGGCGCACGCAGAGGTCTCAGCATCGTGGTGACCTCCAACATGCTGACCTTCATCGGCCAGTACACGGTCTACACGTACATCAGCGTGGTGCTGCTGACCGCGGGTGCCGACGAATCGTGGATCGGACCTCTGCTCCTGCTGTGCGGTCTGTGTGGCCTGCTCGGACTCGCATGTGCCGGCCGGACCATCGACCCGCGGCCGGCCGCCACGGTCCTCACCGTCCTCGGCCTGCTCGCCGCCGCGATCGTCGGTGTCGGGTTGTCACACCAGTGGCTCGTCGTCCTGGTGATCGTGGTGGCACTGTGGAACGGCGTTTTCGGCGGCGTCCCGTCGATCTTCCAGTCCGTCGCGGTGCGCGCGTTCCCCGATGCCCCGGAGATCGCCGGCGCCTGGATCAACGCGACGTCCAACGTCGGCATCGCGGTGGGCGCGGTCTTGGGTGGTGCGGTCATCTCATCGTCGTCCGCGACCTCGTATCTGGCATGTATCGGCGCGGGTTTCGTCGTGCTGGGCCTGGCGGTCGCGCTCATCGGGCGGCGCGCCTTCGGCGGCTAG